A part of Gambusia affinis linkage group LG21, SWU_Gaff_1.0, whole genome shotgun sequence genomic DNA contains:
- the fbxo45 gene encoding F-box/SPRY domain-containing protein 1 — MSVAAAGGGGSPCLGAAAAAAAAASCSSAGLSYSTPTGGGAGVAGRLPARVLEHIFSYLELFDLMRCSLVCWHWNNILADENSEVWRSLSSRTLSDEALRSDILCNLPTYKGKLKAFQHALSSHDCSRNVYVKKNGFTLHRNPIAQSTDGARGKIGFTEGRHAWEIWWEGPLGTVAVIGIATKRAAMQCQGYVALLGSDDQSWGWNLVDNNLLHNGEVSGNFPQCNNAPKYQIGERIRVILDMDDKTLAFERGFEFLGVAFRGLPKVCLFPAVSAVYGNTEVTMVYLGKPLDG, encoded by the exons ATGTCTGTAGCAGCCGCTGGGGGAGGAGGCTCTCCCTGCTTGGgcgcagcagcagcggcggcggcggcggccagTTGCAGCTCCGCCGGCTTGTCTTACTCTACTCCCACGGGCGGAGGCGCCGGGGTGGCCGGGAGGTTGCCAGCCCGAGTGCTGGAGCATATTTTCTCGTACCTGGAGCTGTTTGACCTGATGCGCTGCTCGTTGGTCTGCTGGCACTGGAACAACATTCTGGCGGATGAGAACAGCGAGGTGTGGCGCAGCCTCAGCTCTCGGACGCTAAGCGATGAAGCCCTGCGATCTGATATCCTGTGCAACCTGCCTACATATAAGGGGAAG CTTAAGGCTTTCCAACACGCCCTGAGCTCCCATGACTGCTCCCGCAACGTTTACGTGAAGAAGAACGGCTTCACTCTGCACCGCAACCCCATAGCCCAGAGTACGGACGGCGCGCGAGGCAAAATCGGCTTCACAGAAGGCCGGCACGCCTGGGAGATCTGGTGGGAAGGGCCCCTGGGCACCGTGGCCGTGATAGGCATCGCCACAAAGCGGGCGGCGATGCAGTGCCAGGGCTACGTGGCCCTGCTGGGCAGCGACGACCAGAGCTGGGGCTGGAACTTGGTCGACAACAACCTACTTCACAACGGGGAGGTCAGCGGAAACTTCCCGCAGTGCAACAACGCACCCAAATATCAG ATCGGGGAGCGAATACGAGTAATTCTAGACATGGACGACAAGACGTTAGCCTTCGAGAGAGGCTTCGAGTTCCTTGGCGTTGCTTTCCGCGGACTTCCAAAAGTCTGCCTGTTCCCGGCCGTCTCCGCCGTGTACGGCAACACTGAAGTCACAATGGTCTATCTGGGAAAACCTCTGGACGGCTAG
- the nrros gene encoding transforming growth factor beta activator LRRC33 gives MPDHGLIPILFCLLAMWRILTPVSSHPQYSPCKLVQKAAMCNNGKLSSVPGRLPGNLEELQLNYNQIKTLHNTSFLRYPSLITVTLACNGLEKVQSNVFQDSQLLENLNLANNNINIGFEETSLALRTLPGLRFLDLSENKLIDEMASTLLQNLSSLEYLNLSGNLLQRLDETSFRDLHNLKDLDLQRNAMFEIDSAFGSNPKLQRLNLAFNYLPCLTDFHMTQLVVLNASYNFIEWFISRQELNDTFQLETLDLSNNRLFFFPFLPSRSKLQNLYLSHNILRFYEHLADNSTLQNSTTSVEFYNLKKHIKNVTAQLWDDNLHGDISSLDTLDLRGNQVDYFPDGFLEKMPTLSRLRIGMNCLETLHFSTEQFSSSLYELDISNNKLNQVSANDGSLSMLGNLTYVNLSRNDLKELPFGLFSSLPRIHSVDLSYNNIGICLPDETNINTSSITECLQWNNIDSLRQLHLKGCNLGTVPNAAFAGLSLTHLELSDNPGIDVQDSLQCLSRTLQHLGLGNTQTQDIDLSRFQSLKSLNLSSNSLYRLPKSLYDIDLKVLDVRDNILSSIPSGEAHTLASRLQTIFLSGNAFNCCQTEWFRIFESAKTINMVAMSDIECRDILQMTHRVQDSDKFYCLEAEESILWYVLLLVPLCLFLTGISIVAFLTYKPKLLQTSIKKKYLKPTSY, from the exons ATGCCAGACCACGGTCTTATTCCCATCCTATTTTGCTTGTTGGCCATGTGGAGAATCCTGACGCCCGTCTCTAGCCATCCACAGTACAGTCCCTGCAAGCTG GTACAAAAAGCAGCGATGTGCAACAATGGCAAACTCTCATCTGTTCCTGGAAGACTGCCCGGGAACTTAGAAGAGCTTCAGCTAAACTACAATCAAATTAAAACACTACATAACACCTCTTTTCTTCGCTACCCATCACTAATCACTGTAACCTTAGCTTGCAATGGGCTGGAGAAAGtacaatcaaatgtttttcaagattCACAATTATTAGAGAACCTAAACCTTGCAAATAACAATATAAACATTGGCTTTGAGGAAACCAGCCTTGCATTAAGAACGCTACCTGGTCTGAGATTTCTAGATCTTTCTGAGAATAAGCTTATCGATGAAATGGCTTCCACTTTACTTCAAAACTTATCATCCCTGGAGTACCTCAATCTTTCTGGGAACTTATTGCAGAGATTGGATGAGACCTCATTCAGGGATCTTCATAACCTCAAAGACCTTGATCTTCAGAGAAATGCAATGTTTGAAATTGACAGCGCCTTCGGGAGCAACCCAAAGCTTCAGAGGCTCAACTTGGCCTTTAACTATCTGCCTTGTCTGACTGACTTCCACATGACTCAATTGGTCGTCCTCAATGCCAGCTACAACTTTATCGAGTGGTTTATCTCAAGGCAGGAACTCAACGACACTTTTCAGCTGGAGACGCTTGATCTGTCAAATAACAGgctcttcttttttcccttcttgCCATCACGCAGTAAATTACAGAACCTTTATCTCTCGCACAACATTCTCAGGTTCTACGAACATTTGGCAGACAATAGCACACTCCAGAACTCAACCACGAGTGTTGAGTTCTATAACCtaaaaaagcacataaaaaacGTGACTGCTCAGTTATGGGATGACAACCTTCACGGTGATATTTCTTCTCTGGACACTTTAGATTTGAGAGGAAACCAAGTGGATTATTTCCCCGATGGGTTCTTGGAGAAAATGCCCACCCTGTCAAGACTCCGGATCGGCATGAACTGCCTAGAAACACTCCATTTCTCAACAGAGCAGTTCTCTAGCAGCTTGTACGAACTGGATATTAGCAACAACAAACTGAACCAGGTTTCAGCGAATGATGGGTCGCTTAGCATGCTAGGCAATCTGACTTACGTTAACCTGAGTCGGAACGATCTGAAGGAGCTAccttttggattattttcttcGTTGCCAAGAATCCACTCTGTAGACTTGAGCTATAACAACATTGGCATTTGCCTACCCGATGAAACAAATATCAACACCAGCAGCATTACAGAATGCTTGCAATGGAACAACATTGACTCCCTCAGGCAGCTTCACCTTAAAGGTTGCAACCTTGGAACTGTCCCAAACGCTGCATTCGCAGGGTTGTCACTAACCCACCTAGAACTGTCCGACAATCCTGGGATTGATGTCCAAGATTCATTACAATGTTTAAGCAGGACGTTGCAACATCTGGGCTTAGGGAACACTCAAACACAAGACATTGACTTGTCCCGTTTTCAAAGTCTGAAGTCACTTAATCTATCAAGTAATTCTCTTTACCGTCTTCCCAAATCACTTTATGATATTGACCTGAAAGTCCTGGACGTAAGGGACAATATACTGTCCTCCATCCCCTCTGGTGAAGCTCATACACTAGCCTCAAGACTGCAGACTATTTTCCTCAGTGGAAATGCATTTAACTGCTGTCAAACAGAGTGGTTTAGGATATTTGAAAGTGCAAAGACAATTAATATGGTTGCAATGTCAGATATTGAATGCCGCGATATCCTACAAATGACACACAGAGTGCAGGACTCAgacaaattttattgtttagaaGCAGAGGAGTCAATCCTGTGGTACGTTCTGCTACTTGTgcctctttgtctttttttgacaGGAATCTCCATTGTTGCGTTCCTTACCTACAAGCCCAAACTCCTACAAACATCAATCAAAAAGAAGTATTTGAAGCCCACGTCCTACTGA